The DNA window AGGTGCTAGATGGACCTTAGGGTAGCTAAGTTCTGGTACCTTGGTTCAAGTTCATTTACAGTATCATTAAAATCAATCACAAAATCGATGTATTAGTTGAGCAATTTCATAACTTGCTAGATTCTCCTCTCTAGTATGCATTGTCtagatcataatttttttcattgtttaaaaataaaatcccagGCACATCaaatattcaaaaactaaaagcaaTATGGCTTTCTAGcaacaaaaacaaccaaaaaaagttCAACAATAACGACCCAGACCCCAAAATGCCATCTTACAGAAGAGATTAAATCACAGGGGCCACAAAAAGGAGGGTTcagaggtgttttttttttcctttttcagcaCCATACATGTGACAGTATTTACTGCAGGGAGAAGCTTTTTCATCGTTTCTTCAACACGAAAATAAATCTTTCTACATGAAAAATCTATGGCTTTGAAGCAGGAGAGAATGAATATTATAAGTATAGCAGTCGGAACCACACTTAGAGAAGGATAAATCATTAAACCAAATTTGTCCAGGCTTGAATTATTAACACAGCCATTACACAGAAAAAATGCGTGCACAACCACCTTCGACTTTTAAAATGGTAACAGCCATTGTCCCAAgctagaaacaaagaaaaagatacaATGGGCTACAGTCACTCACGAGCAACTACAACCAGCTTTTTCCCAACATTTTGTCCACTGAAAAGGCCTACCAGTGCTGCAGGGCCATTCTCGAGTCCTTCAGAAATGTCTTCCATGTACTTTATCTTTCCCTCTCTTATGCAAGGCAATACAAAGTCTAGGAACTTGGGATATTGATCATAATAATCTGTAACCACAAATCCTTCTATGCGTACCCGCTTGTAAACGAcagtcattaaattaaatacaccTTCAGGTTTGTCAAGATTGTATTGGGAGATCATTCCACATACCGCAATGCGGCCACGAAATCTCATGTTTGGAAGCACGGCGTCAAGCATCTTGCCCCcaacattttcaaaatatatgtcAATGCCTTCAGGGAAGTATCTGTAACAGTTGGAGGCCAGTTACCATCAATGCTTGAAATAATATTGCCACAGCTAATGCGATGTTTATCACTCCATTCCttccccctcccctcccctcccctccccaaATAATATGCTCTCTACAACAATTTTGTGATAAATGGTTTTAGATGGCCATTTCATGCTGGTGAAATTTGGGAGAACTATAATCTCCATGGGATGGCAAAAGAtgacttgaaaaaaatgaagtatatCAGTGAGTTGGCTTAATGCAATAACATTTACATATACTGACCTTCCCAGAGCAGCATTTAAGTCAGGCTCCTCTTTGTAATTAAAAGCTTCGTCAAACCCAAATTTGTTCTTCAATAAATCAACCTGGTTAAAcatgagaagagaaaaagataCTGTATATCTCAGGGTCATTCACCCAACCAATGGAGGGGGTCACAACTAACATTCAAGAAACGAAAAGCAAGATCCAACGATGTTGTCAAACTCTTCAATGTGATGTCAATGGATGAAATTTCATGAAGACACTATGCCTTATGTTTGTGCTCCCTCATAGGAAAGAATCATGCACTGTATGGTGCTCAAAAATTACAGAACATGAGCTGTAGGCCCATTAATAGATGGAAAATTGGGAAGTACAAGATAAAGTTCTTtgtaagtaaaaattatttcccAGATTCAATGATTACCAGGAATGACCTAAAACCAAAAGTATTAACAGTGAATGCTGGCTCACCTTTTCTTTACTTCCGGCACTTCCAACAACATAACAACCCATTAACTTTGCAAATTGCCCAACAAGCTGACCAACAGCACCAGAAGCTGCTGAAATGTAGACGTGCTCCCCTTTCTTTGGAGAACAAACTTGATAGAAACCAAAATAAGCAGTCATACCAGGCATGCCTGTAAAAGCAAATGCACATACAATGAGTTgaaatgaaaacataatttccTCTCTTTGGAGAACAAACCTCATAGAAACCAGCATAAGCAGTCATTCCAGTCATACCTGATAAAAATTTGAAAGGACAGAAAAACTAAGA is part of the Populus trichocarpa isolate Nisqually-1 chromosome 7, P.trichocarpa_v4.1, whole genome shotgun sequence genome and encodes:
- the LOC7459930 gene encoding 2-alkenal reductase (NADP(+)-dependent), whose translation is MAGRGETVSNKHVLFKNYVSGFPKESDMYVATTTTELKVPDGCNNGVLVKNLYLSCDPYMIILMKKSIDQRTFTSYTPGSPLRGYGVAKVLDSRHPGFKEGDFVWGTVGWEEYSLITSFQPFFKIQDTDVPLSYYTGILGMPGMTAYFGFYQVCSPKKGEHVYISAASGAVGQLVGQFAKLMGCYVVGSAGSKEKVDLLKNKFGFDEAFNYKEEPDLNAALGRYFPEGIDIYFENVGGKMLDAVLPNMRFRGRIAVCGMISQYNLDKPEGVFNLMTVVYKRVRIEGFVVTDYYDQYPKFLDFVLPCIREGKIKYMEDISEGLENGPAALVGLFSGQNVGKKLVVVARE